In Gorilla gorilla gorilla isolate KB3781 chromosome 12, NHGRI_mGorGor1-v2.1_pri, whole genome shotgun sequence, the following are encoded in one genomic region:
- the FAM98A gene encoding protein FAM98A, whose product MECDLMETDILESLEDLGYKGPLLEDGALSQAVSAGASSPEFTKLCAWLVSELRVLCKLEENVQATNSPSEAEEFQLEVSGLLGEMNCPYLSLTSGDVTKRLLIQKNCLLLLTYLISELEAARMLCVNAPPKKAQEGGGSEVFQELKGICIALGMSKPPANITMFQFFSGIEKKLKETLAKVPPNHVGKPLLKKPMGPAHWEKIEAINQAIANEYEVRRKLLIKRLDVTVQSFGWSDRAKSQTEKLAKVYQPKRSVLSPKSTISVAHLLAARQDLSKILRTSSGSIREKTACAINKVLMGRVPDRGGRPNEIEPPPPEMPPWQKRQDGPQQQTGGRGGGRGGYEHSSYGGRGGHEQGGGRGGRGGYDHGGRGGGRGNKHQGGWTDGGSGGGGGFQDGGYRDSGFQPGGYHGGHSSGGYQGGGYGGFQTSSSYTGSGYQGGGYQQDNRYQDGGHHGDRGGGRGGRGGRGGRGGRAGQGGGWGGRGSQNYHQGGQFEQHFQHGGYQYNHSGFGQGRHYTS is encoded by the exons ATGGAGTGTGACCTCATGGAGACTGACATCTTGGAGTCGTTGGAAGATCTAGG TTACAAGGGCCCATTGTTGGAAGATGGAGCGCTCTCTCAGGCAGTCTCTGCTGGAGCCAGTTCCCCCGAGTTTACCAAACTCTGTGCTTGGCTGGTGTCTGAATTAAGAGTGCTCTGTAAACTAGAGGAAAACGTGCAAGCAACTAACA gTCCGAGTGAAGCTGAAGAATTCCAGCTTGAGGTGAGTGGGCTACTAGGGGAGATGAACTGCCCGTATCTTTCACTGACATCTGGAGATGTGACCAAGCGCCTTCTCATTCAGAAGAACTGCCTCCTCTTGCTCA CATACCTCATCTCAGAACTAGAAGCTGCCAGAATGCTCTGTGTGAATGCTCCTCCAAAAAAAGCTCAAGAAGGAGGCGGTAGTGAGGTCTTTCAAGAGTTGAAAGGCATATGTATTGCTCTAGGAATGTCCAAACCTCCAGCCAATATAACTATGTTCCAATTCTTCAGCGGGATTGAAAAAAAA TTAAAGGAAACATTAGCAAAAGTTCCACCTAAtcatgtgggaaagcctttactGAAGAAGCCAATGGGACCAGCCCACTGG GAAAAGATAGAAGCAATTAACCAAGCCATAGCCAATGAATATGAAGTCCGGAGAAAGCTGCTAATAAAACGTTTGGATGTCACTGTACAATCCTTTGGCTGGTCTGACAGAGCTAAG AGCcagacagaaaaattagccaaggttTACCAGCCAAAACGTTCAGTCTTATCCCCTAAAAGTACTATTTCTGTTGCCCATCTTTTGGCTGCAAGGCAGGACTTGTCAAAGATTTTAAGGACAAGCAGCGGCTCTATAAGAGAAAAGACTGCCTGTGCCATCAATAAG GTGTTGATGGGCAGGGTGCCTGACAGAGGTGGTAGACCCAATGAAATCGAACCTCCACCCCCAGAGATGCCACCGTGGCAGAAGAGGCAAGATGGCCCCCAGCAGCAaacaggaggccgaggaggagggagaggtggcTATGAACATTCCTCATACGGAGGACGAGGAGGTCATGAACAAGGAGGCGGGAGAGGTGGACGTGGTGGCTATGACCATGGTGGccgagggggaggaagaggaaataaGCATCAAGGAGGCTGGACAGATGGAGGGAGTGGTGGAGGAGgtggcttccaagatggtggtTATCGAGATTCAGGTTTCCAGCCAGGTGGCTATCATGGTGGCCACAGCAGTGGTGGCTATCAAGGCGGAGGTTATGGTGGCTTCCAAACATCTTCTTCATATACAGGAAGTGGATACCAGGGTGGTGGCTACCAGCAGGACAATAGATACCAAGATGGCGGGCACCATGGTGATCGTGGTGGTGGTCGTGGAGGGCGAGGTGGTcgtggaggccgaggtggtcgtgcaggccagggaggaggctggggaggaagagggagccAGAATTATCACCAAGGGGGTCAATTTGAACAGCATTTCCAGCATGGAGGTTATCAGTATAATCATTCTGGATTTGGACAGGGAAGACATTATACTAGTTGA